Proteins encoded within one genomic window of Companilactobacillus zhachilii:
- a CDS encoding aliphatic sulfonate ABC transporter substrate-binding protein, whose protein sequence is MSKKQRKFKKIIVSLVLMFWAMIAIYGFKQTDAGAASSDLQTVTIGYQKGDPFDIAKQRGEFVKKMKAKGYKVVWKEFSDGSSLMQALKAGSVDYARTGDTPPVSALSTGTKLTYVAAGSSKAKGSGILVKKTANISSIKDLKGKKVAYTKGTSSQYMLLAALKKAGLSASDITWVNMDQSSASVAFSKGKVDAWSTWDPYTSQAEITQNAKVLTDGVGITNNRDYVLAMASYAKENTEVSKYLIKYLEEDMVWANNNHSKLITMMSKSLKVSKSVVKKMVDRRTYGISAMNSTYAKEEQQIADLFYEENLIENKVTISDSGDYK, encoded by the coding sequence ATGAGCAAAAAACAGAGAAAATTTAAAAAAATAATTGTCAGTCTTGTTTTAATGTTTTGGGCCATGATTGCCATTTACGGATTCAAGCAAACTGATGCTGGTGCCGCTAGTTCGGATTTACAGACTGTGACCATTGGTTATCAAAAGGGTGATCCGTTTGATATTGCTAAGCAACGTGGTGAGTTTGTTAAAAAGATGAAGGCTAAGGGTTATAAGGTAGTTTGGAAAGAATTTTCGGACGGAAGCTCTTTGATGCAAGCCTTAAAAGCCGGTAGTGTTGATTATGCTAGAACTGGTGATACTCCACCGGTTTCCGCTCTTTCAACTGGAACCAAATTGACTTATGTCGCGGCTGGCTCATCCAAAGCTAAAGGTTCAGGAATCTTAGTTAAAAAGACCGCCAATATTTCATCAATTAAAGATTTGAAGGGTAAAAAGGTTGCTTATACTAAAGGAACCAGTTCGCAATATATGCTATTAGCGGCTTTGAAAAAAGCTGGTTTGAGTGCTAGTGATATTACTTGGGTCAATATGGATCAATCAAGTGCCAGTGTGGCTTTCTCTAAAGGAAAAGTTGATGCATGGTCTACTTGGGACCCATATACTTCGCAAGCTGAAATCACCCAGAATGCTAAAGTATTAACCGATGGTGTCGGTATTACTAACAACCGTGATTATGTCTTGGCAATGGCCAGTTATGCCAAAGAAAATACCGAAGTTTCTAAGTATTTGATTAAATATTTAGAAGAGGATATGGTCTGGGCTAATAATAATCATAGTAAGTTGATTACGATGATGAGTAAGTCATTGAAAGTTTCAAAATCAGTCGTCAAGAAGATGGTCGACCGGAGGACTTACGGAATTAGTGCCATGAACAGCACCTATGCTAAAGAAGAGCAACAGATTGCTGATTTGTTCTATGAAGAAAATTTAATTGAAAATAAAGTCACGATTAGTGATTCAGGAGATTACAAGTAA
- a CDS encoding helix-turn-helix domain-containing protein, translating into MRIGDQLQKQRKLHDMSQNELADKLNISRQSISKWENGATLPSFSNVLAISDLFDVSLDELIRGDEELMNKFEDDKIRLSKTETIFTVGLSLVFVGLIIIYSSGISVSSIDYWLPAVQLVGFFGFVFNIKWSAFNKSLNKKAVFFGILFLVAFMIPYIMHEVPDILKGMSEGQSYYDNSYK; encoded by the coding sequence ATGAGAATCGGTGATCAGTTACAAAAACAACGAAAGCTACATGATATGTCACAAAATGAATTGGCAGATAAATTGAATATTTCGCGTCAGTCAATCTCAAAATGGGAGAATGGTGCGACGTTACCAAGTTTTAGTAATGTGTTAGCGATTAGTGATTTGTTTGATGTTTCCTTAGATGAATTGATTCGAGGGGATGAAGAGCTGATGAACAAATTTGAAGATGACAAAATAAGATTAAGTAAAACGGAAACAATTTTTACGGTTGGATTGTCGCTAGTTTTTGTCGGATTGATAATTATTTATAGTAGCGGGATTTCTGTAAGCAGCATCGATTATTGGTTACCGGCGGTTCAACTGGTTGGCTTTTTTGGCTTTGTTTTTAATATTAAGTGGAGTGCTTTTAATAAGAGCCTAAATAAGAAGGCTGTTTTCTTTGGGATTTTATTCTTGGTAGCATTTATGATTCCATATATTATGCATGAGGTGCCGGATATCTTAAAAGGTATGAGTGAAGGTCAGAGTTATTATGATAATTCTTATAAGTAA
- a CDS encoding Crp/Fnr family transcriptional regulator gives MAHDPIQCVEQVSIFKGAPKDVIEALAKVSVHQVKIPTGQMLYSQGDPNDRLMIVDSGRVRVFSYADDDRERTLYMLRSREVDLTGALFTNHEHNNFAQAVEPTEICYLKQNAFKNVLKTYPEMALSLVDVLGERLTSLEQRDVTDTLLTSKERLYSYLLELQTQFDNSTFQLPVTKKELALYLGITPETLSRQLKLLVAENKIKLNRREFTIL, from the coding sequence ATGGCACACGATCCGATTCAATGCGTTGAACAAGTTTCGATATTTAAAGGTGCACCTAAAGATGTCATCGAAGCCTTGGCAAAAGTCTCCGTACATCAAGTAAAAATCCCCACTGGACAAATGCTTTACTCCCAAGGTGACCCCAATGACCGCCTAATGATTGTTGATTCAGGACGCGTGCGAGTCTTTAGTTACGCTGATGATGACCGTGAAAGAACACTGTATATGTTGCGTTCACGAGAAGTCGACCTAACAGGAGCACTCTTCACTAATCACGAACATAATAATTTTGCTCAAGCCGTTGAACCAACTGAGATTTGTTACTTAAAGCAGAATGCCTTCAAAAACGTTTTGAAAACTTATCCTGAAATGGCCTTATCGCTAGTTGATGTCTTAGGCGAACGCTTAACTTCTCTCGAACAGCGTGATGTCACCGATACTTTGTTGACTTCAAAAGAACGACTTTATAGTTATTTATTAGAATTACAAACTCAATTTGATAATTCCACCTTTCAACTACCTGTAACGAAAAAGGAATTGGCATTGTACTTAGGTATTACTCCTGAAACACTTAGCCGCCAGTTGAAATTGTTAGTGGCTGAAAACAAAATCAAACTAAATCGACGTGAATTTACAATTTTGTAA
- a CDS encoding tautomerase family protein, producing the protein MPLMRIDMIKGRDKKEIKDILDISYKVATDELHLLPRDRYQVVTQHEPEEMVFWDVGLGLERTDKILLFSLTSSPREQIDKEHFYASLVKALHEGIGISPSDVMINITSNTKADWSFGNGEAQFLNGKLN; encoded by the coding sequence ATGCCATTAATGAGAATTGATATGATTAAAGGCCGCGACAAAAAGGAAATCAAGGATATCTTGGATATTTCTTATAAAGTCGCAACTGATGAATTACATTTACTACCACGTGACCGTTACCAAGTTGTGACTCAACATGAGCCAGAAGAAATGGTTTTCTGGGATGTTGGTTTGGGACTGGAACGAACAGATAAAATTTTATTGTTCAGTTTGACATCAAGTCCACGTGAACAAATTGATAAAGAACACTTTTATGCTAGTTTAGTAAAAGCTTTACATGAGGGTATTGGAATTTCACCATCTGATGTGATGATTAATATTACAAGCAATACTAAGGCTGATTGGAGCTTTGGTAATGGTGAAGCTCAATTTTTGAACGGTAAGCTGAATTAA
- a CDS encoding MurR/RpiR family transcriptional regulator: protein MRIEELINQYSDQLSDNDYELLSVILKNKKILSSLSSKEISDIVYTSPAGLTRLAKKLHFNGFSEFKYFLKNDADDSGPLETNHLDTLINDMNDTIKLLSQTNMKPITKYIHDAKHIYLYGTGWGERRAADLMARDFLAYNILFYIIPSFTELQWVLNDISEDDVLFVISFSGENIQLNDSLKRLKLKNVPYISITPLSKNTLSSRATYNLYYSTTNLEISSTPDTEYNYFSSLELVADALFRSYMDTYPK, encoded by the coding sequence ATGAGAATAGAGGAATTAATTAATCAATATTCAGATCAATTATCTGACAACGATTATGAATTATTATCTGTAATTTTAAAAAACAAAAAAATATTGAGTAGCCTTAGCTCTAAAGAAATTAGCGATATTGTTTATACTTCACCTGCTGGATTGACACGACTTGCAAAAAAATTACATTTTAATGGATTTTCCGAATTTAAATATTTTCTTAAAAATGATGCTGATGATTCAGGTCCCTTAGAAACAAATCATTTAGACACTTTGATTAATGATATGAACGATACCATAAAATTGTTAAGTCAGACCAATATGAAGCCTATAACAAAGTATATTCATGATGCTAAACATATTTATTTATATGGTACTGGCTGGGGAGAACGCCGAGCCGCAGATTTAATGGCTCGGGATTTTTTGGCATATAATATTTTGTTTTATATAATCCCTTCATTTACTGAACTTCAATGGGTTTTAAACGATATATCTGAAGATGACGTTTTATTTGTTATTTCTTTCAGTGGAGAAAATATCCAACTGAATGACAGTCTAAAACGTTTAAAATTAAAAAATGTACCTTACATATCTATTACCCCTTTATCAAAAAACACGTTATCCTCTCGAGCTACTTATAATCTGTATTACAGTACTACTAATTTGGAAATCTCCAGTACTCCGGATACAGAGTACAATTACTTTTCATCATTAGAGTTAGTCGCTGATGCACTATTTAGATCATACATGGATACATATCCTAAATAG
- a CDS encoding 6-phospho-alpha-glucosidase, with amino-acid sequence MKQTDLHVTIAGGGSTYTPGITQAVLNNLDRFPMTKLTLYDIDEERNEDMYLIIQYMLKTTGHDDIELVATLDPEEAFTGCDFVFSQIRVGGMEMREKDEKIPLKYGLVGQETCGVGGFSYGLRSIKGLLGVVGYVQKYAPDAWILNYTNPETLIAESIRRAYPKAHMLNACDMTISIEETMARNFGYNRKNWICQYYGLNHFGWYTEIYDKELQRDVMPELIEKLRNKPMKIVSFNKGDQSWQDAWNKLSKILNLFPDYLPNNYLEYYFFPDIVVDETDPNYTRANMVMDGRLKHTKDMANEIRNNDDGNILDFDFGEHGQYIVDMATSILNDSHQRFMLILPNHGAIPNLRDDAAVEVPAYVGRLGAEPISMRHDIPDFHKGLMEAQNAAEKLLVDGYFEGSYQKVLQAFTLNQTVPSADKAKLALDDLIIANKDYWPELH; translated from the coding sequence ATGAAACAAACAGATTTACATGTAACAATTGCAGGTGGGGGAAGTACCTATACACCGGGCATTACACAAGCTGTTTTGAATAATTTAGATCGTTTTCCAATGACTAAATTAACTTTATATGATATTGATGAAGAAAGAAATGAAGACATGTATTTAATTATTCAATACATGTTGAAAACCACGGGGCATGACGATATTGAGTTAGTAGCAACCTTGGATCCGGAAGAGGCGTTTACTGGATGTGATTTTGTCTTCTCACAAATCCGTGTTGGTGGAATGGAAATGCGTGAAAAAGATGAAAAGATTCCTTTGAAATATGGACTAGTTGGACAAGAAACTTGTGGAGTCGGTGGATTTTCATACGGCTTGAGATCAATTAAGGGACTTTTGGGTGTAGTTGGTTACGTTCAAAAATATGCACCAGATGCTTGGATCCTTAATTACACAAATCCCGAAACATTAATTGCTGAATCAATCAGACGCGCTTATCCTAAAGCACATATGTTAAATGCCTGTGATATGACTATTTCTATTGAAGAAACAATGGCACGTAATTTTGGCTATAATCGTAAAAATTGGATTTGCCAATATTATGGATTAAATCATTTCGGTTGGTACACAGAGATTTATGATAAAGAATTACAAAGAGACGTAATGCCTGAATTAATTGAAAAATTACGTAATAAACCAATGAAGATTGTATCTTTTAATAAAGGTGATCAGTCATGGCAAGATGCTTGGAACAAATTATCCAAGATCTTGAATTTATTCCCTGATTATTTACCAAATAATTATCTAGAATATTATTTCTTCCCAGATATTGTGGTGGATGAAACAGACCCTAACTATACACGAGCAAATATGGTTATGGATGGTCGTCTCAAACATACTAAAGATATGGCTAATGAAATTAGAAATAATGATGATGGAAATATTTTAGACTTCGATTTTGGTGAACATGGACAATATATCGTTGATATGGCAACCTCAATTTTAAATGATAGCCATCAAAGATTTATGCTTATTTTACCTAATCATGGAGCAATTCCTAATTTGCGCGATGATGCTGCCGTAGAAGTACCTGCATATGTAGGACGTTTAGGTGCTGAACCAATTTCAATGCGTCATGATATTCCTGATTTTCATAAAGGGTTGATGGAAGCACAAAATGCTGCTGAAAAGTTACTAGTTGATGGTTATTTTGAAGGATCATATCAAAAAGTTTTACAAGCTTTCACTTTGAATCAAACAGTGCCTTCAGCAGATAAAGCAAAATTAGCACTTGATGATTTAATTATTGCAAATAAAGATTACTGGCCAGAACTACATTAA
- a CDS encoding alpha-glucoside-specific PTS transporter subunit IIBC, producing the protein MMAKFQRFGGAMFTPVVFFVFSGIIVGLTAVFTNPAIVGGLAEQGTAWYSIWKIIDSGGWTVFNNMEVLFVIGLPLGLANKAKERASLEAFVIYMTFNNFVNQILQMFGKNFGVNINSTAETSGLKVIAGVKTLDTGVIGAILIAGIVVWLHNRYFSVRLPDWLGVFQGSAFVAMIGFFLMIPIAGLFVWIWPVFQHGILQMQYFMVKSGDFGVFTYIFLEKALLPVGLHHFIYAPFQYGPAVIEGGTTLYWVKHISQFAATTTPLIKLFPEGGYAMQGMSNIFGIPGIALAFYATAIPKNRKKLLALIIPGVLTAALAGITEPFDYTFLFIAPALFFVHAFLAACLATTMYAFGVTGDMSAGLIDIAAKNYIPMWANHWQTYVIQWVIGLIFIGIYFVVFRFLILKFDFKTPGRSDDEMVNMFTKDDYKKKQSKGKNGGQSVSNPFRTAAGAYINLLGGADNIASVNNCFTRLRLTINKPELLATDNQFMAVGAKGVVRNKDAVQVIIGPDVTNVREEVDDLIENGGWEQFDNQTSDNTPVAEKEQQTEFSTNESQLFAPVDGKFINIDELKDDVFSQKMLGDGYAIEPANGDIYSSVEGEITSIFPTKHAIGIRSLSGAEILLHLGLDTVELEGKPFDILVKEGDAVTEGTKLATMNIEEIEDKGKDPVVITVITNSNQYNLDKFRKASGSTVKHGDSIVLVNRI; encoded by the coding sequence ATGATGGCTAAGTTCCAGCGCTTTGGTGGCGCTATGTTTACACCCGTTGTATTTTTTGTATTTTCTGGAATCATTGTAGGTCTAACCGCAGTTTTTACAAATCCGGCTATTGTAGGGGGACTTGCAGAACAGGGAACAGCGTGGTACTCGATTTGGAAAATAATCGATTCCGGTGGGTGGACAGTATTTAATAACATGGAAGTTTTGTTCGTTATTGGTTTGCCATTAGGGTTAGCCAATAAAGCTAAAGAACGTGCATCTCTTGAAGCTTTTGTCATTTATATGACATTTAATAATTTTGTGAATCAAATTCTTCAAATGTTTGGAAAGAATTTTGGGGTTAATATTAACTCTACGGCTGAAACAAGTGGTTTAAAGGTGATTGCAGGCGTTAAGACACTAGATACTGGTGTTATTGGTGCCATTTTAATTGCTGGAATAGTTGTTTGGTTGCACAATCGTTACTTTAGTGTTCGATTGCCAGATTGGTTAGGAGTTTTCCAAGGATCAGCTTTCGTTGCAATGATAGGATTCTTCCTAATGATTCCTATTGCAGGATTATTTGTTTGGATTTGGCCAGTATTTCAACATGGCATTCTTCAAATGCAATATTTCATGGTCAAATCGGGAGATTTTGGTGTATTTACCTACATATTCTTGGAGAAAGCTTTGCTTCCAGTAGGATTGCATCACTTTATATATGCTCCATTCCAATATGGTCCAGCTGTAATTGAGGGTGGAACAACTTTATATTGGGTAAAGCATATCAGTCAGTTTGCAGCAACAACAACGCCTTTAATTAAGTTATTCCCAGAAGGCGGATATGCAATGCAAGGAATGTCGAATATCTTCGGTATTCCGGGAATTGCTTTAGCATTTTATGCAACTGCTATTCCTAAGAACAGAAAGAAATTATTAGCTCTAATTATACCTGGAGTATTGACAGCTGCTTTAGCAGGAATCACAGAACCTTTTGATTATACATTCCTGTTCATTGCACCAGCATTATTCTTTGTACATGCCTTCTTAGCAGCATGTCTGGCAACAACGATGTATGCCTTTGGTGTAACTGGGGACATGTCAGCAGGATTAATTGATATTGCTGCTAAAAACTATATCCCTATGTGGGCTAATCATTGGCAAACATATGTTATCCAGTGGGTCATTGGCTTAATATTTATTGGAATTTACTTTGTTGTATTTAGATTTTTGATCCTTAAATTTGACTTTAAGACACCTGGTAGATCTGATGATGAAATGGTCAATATGTTTACCAAGGATGATTACAAGAAAAAACAATCTAAAGGTAAGAACGGCGGTCAGTCAGTTAGTAATCCATTCCGAACGGCAGCGGGTGCTTATATTAACTTATTAGGTGGAGCAGATAATATTGCTTCAGTTAACAATTGTTTTACGAGATTACGTTTGACGATTAATAAACCAGAATTGTTAGCTACAGACAACCAGTTCATGGCTGTTGGTGCCAAAGGAGTTGTTCGAAATAAAGATGCAGTACAAGTTATCATTGGTCCAGATGTGACTAATGTTCGTGAAGAAGTTGATGACTTAATAGAAAATGGTGGTTGGGAACAATTTGATAATCAGACTTCTGACAATACACCTGTGGCTGAGAAAGAACAGCAAACCGAGTTTTCTACAAATGAGTCTCAATTGTTTGCACCAGTCGATGGTAAATTTATCAATATTGATGAATTAAAAGATGATGTATTTTCACAAAAGATGTTGGGCGATGGTTATGCGATTGAACCAGCAAATGGAGATATTTATTCAAGCGTTGAAGGTGAAATTACATCAATATTCCCAACTAAACATGCGATAGGAATCAGAAGTCTAAGTGGAGCAGAAATACTTTTACATCTTGGGTTGGACACCGTAGAACTAGAAGGTAAACCGTTTGATATTTTGGTTAAGGAAGGTGATGCTGTTACAGAGGGTACTAAGTTAGCAACAATGAATATTGAAGAAATTGAAGATAAAGGTAAAGATCCGGTTGTTATTACTGTTATCACCAATAGTAATCAATATAATTTGGATAAATTTAGAAAAGCCAGTGGATCTACAGTTAAGCATGGTGATTCGATTGTTTTAGTTAATAGAATATAA
- a CDS encoding ABC transporter ATP-binding protein, which yields MNTMISIKNINKTYKNVTALHDVSLDINQGEFIALVGMSGGGKSTLLRLIAGLEQPTSGSVTIDQADSKSLMRVMFQEDRLLPWMSVLDNLSFGSKDKNTKAHAQELLELVELGDYANQYPTQLSGGQKQRVALARALMSHPQILLLDEPLGALDALTRRKMQDLILDICQKQNLTTILVTHDVEEAARMADRIIVMKDSTNSYEEDCPKNRNAGQIGIVADRVLGEILDEKTLEVKTA from the coding sequence ATGAACACAATGATTTCAATTAAAAATATTAATAAAACATATAAAAATGTCACTGCCTTACATGACGTCAGTCTCGATATCAACCAAGGCGAATTCATCGCTTTAGTCGGGATGAGTGGTGGCGGTAAAAGTACCCTCTTACGTTTGATTGCCGGCTTAGAACAACCCACATCAGGTTCCGTAACTATTGACCAAGCCGATTCTAAATCATTGATGCGGGTAATGTTTCAAGAAGATCGCCTACTACCCTGGATGTCCGTTTTAGACAATTTATCTTTTGGCTCAAAAGATAAAAACACTAAAGCGCATGCTCAGGAATTACTCGAATTAGTTGAACTCGGAGATTATGCTAATCAATATCCAACCCAATTATCTGGTGGTCAAAAACAACGTGTGGCCTTAGCAAGAGCCTTGATGAGCCATCCCCAAATTTTATTATTGGATGAACCACTTGGAGCCTTAGACGCGTTGACCAGACGTAAAATGCAGGATTTGATTCTCGATATTTGTCAGAAACAAAATCTAACAACTATCCTCGTTACCCATGATGTTGAAGAGGCTGCTCGGATGGCTGATCGAATTATTGTCATGAAAGATTCAACTAATTCTTATGAGGAAGATTGCCCTAAAAATCGTAATGCCGGTCAAATTGGTATTGTGGCTGATCGAGTTTTAGGTGAAATTCTGGATGAGAAGACACTTGAGGTTAAAACAGCTTAA
- a CDS encoding ABC transporter permease subunit has protein sequence MQKPVSISTTERKKIALPVDKFLPFLIPVIVVLLWQVSSSLGWLSSSVLPSPIAVFQDGVKLTQSGELPKNLSISLYRATVGLLIGGGIGFILGFINGMSNTSRLLFDSSIQMFRNIPHLALIPLIILWLGINESAKISLVAIGTMFPVYINTFHGIRAVDPDLIEMGESYELTKKQMFFKIIFPAALPQILVGIRYALGVMWTTLIVAETISASSGIGYMANNAEDFVDMETVVLCIVVYAVLGKISDLIAKSFESLLLEWQTAGRSNVQ, from the coding sequence ATGCAAAAGCCAGTTTCAATTTCTACGACGGAACGTAAAAAAATTGCCTTACCTGTCGACAAATTTTTACCATTCTTAATTCCCGTTATTGTCGTTTTACTATGGCAAGTCAGCAGTTCACTTGGTTGGCTCTCAAGTTCTGTTTTACCATCACCGATTGCGGTTTTCCAAGATGGCGTCAAATTAACCCAATCTGGCGAGTTGCCTAAAAATCTTAGTATCAGTTTATATCGAGCAACTGTCGGCCTCTTAATTGGTGGTGGTATCGGCTTTATCCTCGGTTTCATCAACGGGATGTCGAACACGAGTCGTTTATTATTCGATTCCTCAATTCAAATGTTCCGTAACATCCCTCATTTAGCCCTTATTCCCCTAATCATTCTCTGGTTGGGAATCAATGAATCAGCCAAAATTTCGTTAGTCGCTATCGGAACTATGTTTCCGGTTTATATCAACACTTTTCACGGCATCCGTGCTGTTGATCCCGACTTAATCGAAATGGGAGAATCCTATGAACTAACTAAAAAACAGATGTTTTTCAAAATAATTTTTCCCGCCGCTTTACCACAAATTCTGGTCGGTATTCGTTATGCTCTAGGCGTTATGTGGACAACCTTAATCGTTGCTGAAACTATTTCTGCCAGTTCGGGTATCGGTTATATGGCAAACAATGCCGAAGATTTTGTGGATATGGAGACAGTCGTTTTATGTATCGTCGTCTACGCTGTCCTTGGAAAAATCTCTGATTTAATTGCCAAAAGTTTTGAAAGTTTATTACTAGAATGGCAAACAGCCGGAAGGAGCAATGTTCAATGA
- a CDS encoding AMP-binding protein, translating into MSELTERLQQQLIAGATRPLMQDANQHWYTGSELNLEENVWKNYWQNKGIGHNDIVLISLTNSVTYTLAVQSLWEVGAIVQPINPATNEIQISELEDQYHYSAIILDSNLTDLEILNDLFTNQPRLTTLHEPEVQIYLRDKHNTHLPEVPNDEQIALIMHTSGTTGKPKRVGLTHHQLLAAAFNVIDSEELTDEDSTFILMPMFHINAMVISNLATRLSHGQLLFRPKFSAHLFWKEVSSEKVTWVSLTSAIVAILLQRDERPQKNQLRFLRTASAPLLPSIHQQFNQRFSVPLIESYGMTEAASQIAQNPLEHPVKNSVGIVKGIQIRILDGDHQVVGPDEIGEIALKGENVITHYLDPQPEAFHNGWLLTGDLGSIDEHGYLHIAGRIKEMIIRGGENVNPLAVEDVLHDLKFISEIAVIGTPDLIYGETVTAVVVPKKLSHDHRHQLALLNELANEQLLPVERPSKYIFSTQLPKNATGKIQRTLLAQEVTQQLKEA; encoded by the coding sequence ATGTCAGAACTTACTGAAAGATTACAACAACAATTAATCGCTGGTGCTACTCGTCCTTTGATGCAAGATGCTAATCAACACTGGTACACCGGTAGTGAACTTAACTTAGAAGAAAACGTTTGGAAAAATTATTGGCAAAACAAAGGTATCGGTCATAACGATATCGTCCTTATCAGCTTAACTAACTCGGTTACTTACACTTTAGCTGTTCAAAGTCTCTGGGAAGTTGGAGCAATCGTTCAACCGATCAATCCTGCTACTAACGAAATCCAAATTAGTGAACTTGAAGATCAATATCATTATTCTGCAATTATTTTAGATTCAAATTTAACCGATTTAGAAATTCTAAATGACTTATTTACCAACCAACCACGTTTAACTACTTTGCACGAACCTGAAGTCCAAATTTATCTTCGTGACAAACATAATACTCATTTACCAGAAGTACCCAATGATGAACAGATTGCTTTAATCATGCATACTTCTGGTACTACCGGTAAACCTAAACGTGTTGGCTTGACTCATCATCAACTATTAGCTGCAGCCTTCAACGTTATTGATAGTGAAGAATTGACCGATGAAGACAGTACCTTTATCCTGATGCCAATGTTTCACATCAATGCGATGGTTATTTCCAATTTGGCAACACGCCTATCACACGGACAGTTGCTTTTCCGGCCAAAATTCAGTGCTCACCTTTTCTGGAAAGAAGTCAGTAGTGAGAAAGTGACTTGGGTTTCCTTGACTTCTGCAATCGTAGCTATTTTGTTACAACGTGATGAGAGACCACAGAAAAATCAGCTTCGGTTTCTCCGGACTGCTTCAGCCCCTCTCCTCCCAAGCATTCACCAACAGTTCAATCAAAGATTCTCTGTCCCATTAATTGAAAGTTACGGAATGACCGAGGCAGCGAGTCAAATTGCGCAAAATCCTTTAGAACATCCCGTTAAAAACTCTGTTGGTATTGTCAAAGGTATCCAAATTCGTATCTTAGATGGTGATCATCAAGTAGTTGGTCCTGATGAAATCGGGGAAATTGCCTTAAAAGGTGAAAATGTCATCACTCATTACTTGGACCCTCAACCAGAAGCATTCCATAATGGTTGGTTATTGACTGGCGACCTTGGTTCAATAGACGAACATGGTTACCTACATATAGCTGGTCGCATTAAAGAAATGATTATCCGTGGTGGCGAAAATGTTAACCCGTTAGCCGTCGAAGATGTGTTACACGACTTGAAATTCATTAGTGAAATCGCCGTCATCGGCACACCTGATTTAATTTATGGTGAAACTGTCACCGCCGTTGTTGTACCAAAGAAACTTAGCCATGATCATCGCCACCAATTGGCGTTGTTGAACGAATTAGCAAATGAGCAATTATTACCGGTTGAACGTCCTAGTAAGTATATTTTCAGTACACAATTACCGAAAAATGCGACTGGAAAAATTCAACGTACACTTCTAGCTCAGGAAGTGACTCAACAACTCAAGGAGGCCTAA